CCTCAAtggtgatggggtggggagaggggggttcaCTGTATTTACCCCCAGGGTTGGGCTATGCCTCagtggtgatgggggaggggtgtggagaggtGTGAGGGGCTCACTCTatttacccccctctctctgcccccccgccCGGTTTGGGTTGTGATGGGGAGGGGTGCACTCTGTatttacccccctctctccccccccccaggttTGGGCTATGCTTCGATGGTGatagggagggtgatgagagggggttgaggggtgcaCTCTGTatttacccccctctctcccctcccccccaggttTGGGCTATGCTTCGGTGGTGatagggagggtgatgagagggggttgaggggtgcaCTCTGTatttacccccctctctctctcccccccccaggtTTGGGCTACACCTCGATGGTGatagggagggtgatgagaggggggttgaggggtgcaCTCTGTatttacccccctctctctccccccccccaggttTGGGCTACGCCTCGATGGCGATAGTCTTTTTCTGCAACACCTATTACATCATGGTTCTGGCATGGGGGAGCTTCTACCTGGTCCATTCCTTCGCCCCCACTCTGCCCTGGGCTTCCTGCAACAACACCTGGAACACAGACTCCTGCACCCTGGGGGGAGAACAGCACACACGCAGTCATCCATTGTGGAGTTCTGGGAGTAAGTCATGgagggagcgggggtgaggggaggtcagggggggagaggagggggagatggggtacCGTGTGTTATCTGATCCCTGAGTCTTGAacgctctgtgcgtctgccatcccccatcattgagtatagaagttgggaggtcacgttgaagTTGTGTCAGACGTTGGCGAGACCAtatttagaatattgcgttcagttctgggcaccgtgttatcggaaagatgttgtcaaactggaaagggttcaAAGAAAatctaggaggatgttgccaggactggagggtatgAGCCACATGGAGaggttgggtctctatttcatggagaCCAGGTGGATAaggggtgagtctgtggaattctctgccacagaaggtagttgaggccagttcattggctatatttaagagggagttagatgtggcccttgtggctaaagggatcagggggtatggagagaaggcaggtacgggttactgagctggatgatcagccatgatcatattgaatggcggtgcgtacaggctcgaagggccgaatggcctactcctgcacctatttgctatgtttctatcttaaagaggtgtataaaatcatgagaggaatagatcgggtagacgcacagagtcttttacccagagtgggggaatcgaggactagaggacataggttcaaggtgaaggggaaaagatttaataggaatgtgaggggtgactttgttacacagagggtggtgggtgtatggaacgagctgccagaggaggtagttgaggctgggactatcccaacgttcaaggtacatggataggtcaggtttggagggatatggaccaagcgcaggcaggtgggacgagtgtgcctgggacatgttgggcggtgtgggcaggttggctgaagggctgtttccgtgctatatcactctgtgactccccccccccccccccccccctgacatacaGGAGGAGGGTGCTGAGACTGTCCAGTGGTCTGGAGGAGTTGGGGTCAGTGGGCTGGGAGCTGACCGCCTGTCTGGCCACCACCTGGCTTGCCGTCTACTTCTGCATCTGGAAGGGGGTCAAGTGTACCGGGAAGGtatggacaggggagggggggggggagaggacagggggagatgggggggtcagggaaagagaggggggggaggggggagagaggggggaagatgtGGGAGAgacggagtgaggggagagggtgggagagaggggggaagatgtGGGAGAgacggagtgaggggagagggtgggagagaggggcggtgaggggggaagagagggggaatggtgacggtggggaggggggaggggagggggaaaggtgacggtggggaggggggaggtgacggtggggaggggggaggtgatggtggggaggggggaggactctCTAACCCCCCCTCGTTCTCTCCTGCCCCCACAGATCGTCTACGTGACAGCCACCTTCCCCTATATCATCCTGGCCATCCTGTTGGTGAGGGGGGTAACACTGCCAGGGCTGCACAGGGCATCTTGTACTACCTCCAGCCTGACTGGGGCAAACTGGGGGAGCCTCaggtacagggggagaggggtacagggggggggtacagggggagagggggtacaggggggggcaggggtcagggggggacaggggagagaggggtggacagGGGAGAGGAGGTACggggggggataggggagagagggggtacagggggagagggggtacagGGGGGGTACAGGTAACACTGCCAGGGCTGCACAGGGCATCGTCTACTACCTCCAGCCTGACTGGGGAAACTGGGGGAGCTCaggtacagggggagagggggtacaggggggggcgggtacagggggagaggggggtacagggggacaggggagaggggggtacatggggggtggacaggggagagggggtacaggggagagggggtacaggggataggggagagaggggggtacagGGGGTACAGGGGGGTACAGGTAACACTGCCAGGGCGATCCTCaggtacagggggagagggggacgggggggagggggtacagTGGGGGGTACAGGGGGAGGGGGTACAGGGGGGTGATTCAGGGGAGAGATGGGGTACAGGGACCTAtatctcactgccccccccctcccctctccaggtGTGGATTGACGCGGGGACACAGATATTCTTCTCCTACGCCATTGGTTGGGGGCGCTGACCGCTCTGGGCAGCTACAACCAGTTCCACAACAACTGCCACAAGTAAGGCCAAAGCCGGGGGGGTCAGCGGTCAATGGGGGGCCGAGACCGGGGGTCAGCAGTCAAGGGGGGCCGGGACCAGGGGTCAGCAGTCAAGGGGGGCCGGGACCAGGGGTCAAGGGGGGCCGGGACCGGGGGTCAGCAGTCAAGGGGGGCCGGGACCAGGGGTCAAGGGGGGCCGGGACCGGGGGTCAGCAGTCAAGGGGGGCCGGGACCAGGGGTCAGCAGTCAAGGGGGGCCGGGACCGGGGGTCAAGGGGGGCCGGGACCGGGGGTCAGCAGTCAAGGGGGGCCGGGACCGGGGGTCAAGAGGGGCCGGGACCGGGGGTCAGCAGTCAAAGGGGGCCGGGACCGCGGGTCATGGGGGGCCTGCCGAGGTGAGTGTTCTCACCACGATCAATGGGCTGAGGTCTAGCGCTGAGGTCGAGGGTCAGTGATAACGTCGAGGGCTGGGGTCAGCAGTCAAGGGAGAGTGGTCAGGGTGTGAGATCGGAGGTCCCAGGGGTCAGAGGGGGGGATAGCATGCTGTTGGATGGTTggaatggacttgttgggccgaaaggcctgcttcaatgctgtcgctggtcggcacggactagatgggctgaagggcctgtctccgcagtgtatctctaaactaaactagtgtacggggtgatcgctggttggcatggactagatggctgaagggcctgtttctgcgctgtatctctaaactagtgtacgggttgatcgctggtcagcacggactagatgggctgaagggcctgtttacgcactttatctctaaactagtgtacgggatgatcgctcgtCAGcacggactagatgggccgaagggcctgtttctgcgctgtatctctaaactaaaactacaacttccCTGATTATCTTCACaagcaacacaacacaacccaactgcGAGTGAATTCTACACTGTACGTGTCCAGCTAATTTAGTCTCGTGGTAGGGTGAGTCTCTGTTTGTACGATTAAAACTAGATGCTCGCCGTACTCTGACCTGTTTAACACATTTCTGTAAACATTTAAACACCAGGTCTCTCGTGCTTGTGTAACTAACTTGGACTTCATATCTCTGTTCCTTCCCAAAACAAGTCCGAGTTGTTCCTGCAAACGTTTCTCTGAGGCCAGAGCTCATTTCCACAATTAAAACACGATCTCCATTCCTGGATCAGCCCCTCTGCTGAAAGCTTCTTCCTCAAGAAAGCAAATATCCCTGAAGATGTGGGTGGACCGACAATGAGAGAtgtcggtctcgacccaaaacgtcacctgtccatgttccccacagatgctatttgacccgctccagcactctgtgaaacgtcacctatccatgttccccacagatgctgctgacccgctgagttactccagcactctgtgaaacgtcacctatccatgttccccacagatgctgcctgacccgctgagttactccagcactctgtgaaacgtcacctatccatgttccccacagatgctgcctgactcactgagttactccaacattttctatctATCCCAGAAGATGTTacagagtcgtacagtgtggaaacaggcccttcggcccaactcatttgGAGCTctgcaaggcgctggtcaggccacatttgaagtactgtgaacggttttgggccccatatctgaggaaggatgtgctggttctggagagggtccagaggtttacaagaatgatcccaggaatgagtgggttaacgtacaatGAGcgcttgtcggcactgggcctgtactcgctggagtttagaagaatgaggggggacctccttgaaacattcagaataatgaaaggtgtggatagagtggatgtggagaggatgtttccactagtgagagaatctaggacagagggcacagcttcagaattaaaggacgttctttgacgaaggagatgaggagaaatttctttcgtcagagggtggtgaatctgtgggattatttgccacaatcccacaggaggccaagtcagtagatatatttaaggcagagatagattcttgatttgtacgggtgtcaggggttacggggagaaagcaggagaatggggttaggagggagagatagatcagccatgattgaatggtgtagacttgatgggctgaatggcctgattctgttcctatCCACCTTGGTTCTTGAGttcccgactctgggtaaaaaagagtagacacaaaatggacaaagcatctgtggggaacatggataggtgacgttttacagagtgctggagtaactcagtgggtcaggcagcatctgtggggaacatggataggtgacgtttcacagagtgctggagtaactcagcgggtcaggcaccatctgtggggaacatggataggtgacgtttcacagagtgctggagtaactcagcgggtcaggcagcatctgtggggaacatggataggtgacgtttcacagagtgctggagtaactcagcgggtcaggcagcatctgtggagaacatggataggtgacgttttgggtcgggaccttgttTTTCGGTAAATtttcatcatcaatctacacacaataatgcagaatgaagaagcaaaaacaggtgtttagaaatttttgcaaagtaattgaaaagaaataactgaaatatcacatttacataagtattcagaccctttgctatgaaactcaaaattgagctcctgtttccattgattatccttgagatgtttctacaatttgattggagttcaccaatggtaaattaaattgattggacatgatttggaaaggctcacacctgtctatacaaggtcccacagttgacagtacatgtcagagcaaaaaccaagccatgaagatgaatgaATTGTCTGtaaacctccgagacaggattgtgtggagacacagatctgggaaggggataaaacagtggcctccgtcattcataaatggaagaactttggaaccacaagGGTTCTTCATCGGGCTGGCCACCCAGCCAAACTGaccaatcgggggagaagggccttggtcagggaggtgaccaagaacccgatggtcactctgacagagctccagagttcctctgtggcgAAGGGGGAACCTtccagaagtcaagtcaagtcaagtcaattttatttgtatagcacatttaaaaacaacccatgttgaccaaagtgctgtacatctgattaggtactaaggaaaaaaatgaaacatacagtagcacgcaaacagttcacagcgcctcctcaatgagcctcaaacgctagggagtagaaataggttttgagcctggacttaaaggagtcgatggagggggcagttctgatggggagagggatgctgttccacagtctaggagctgcaaccgcaaaagcgcggtcatccctgagcttaagcctagaccgcgggatagtgagtagccccaagtcggccgatctgagggacctggagttagagaggtgggttagaagatttttgatgtaggggggggggagtgtccatttagggctttatacgtgaataggaggaacttgaagttgattctgtaccgtacagggagccagtggagagaggccagaatcggggtgatgtggtcccttttacgggtacccgtcaggagtctcgctgcggcgttttggaccagttgcaggcgggacagggaagattggctggtcccagtgtatagggagttgcagtagtctaggcggaggaaatgaaagcgtgaatgattttttcagtgtcgtcgaattggaggaaaggtttgattttagctatggttcgaagttggaagaagctggcttttaccacagcgttgacttgcttatcaaattttaatgcaaagtcaaatatcatgccgaggtttttgacatgcggtttgactaggcaggataggcttccaagactgcctgttatcaatttgatggagtcgggggggccgaataggatgtcctcagacttgctctcatttaattggaggaagttctgtgccatccaacattttatgtcctcaaggcagtgtaagaggctgtttaagaaagacaactatatctgcagcactccaccaatcaggcctttatggttgaatggccagacggaagccactcctcaataaaaggcacgcaacagcccgcttggagtttgcccaaaggcacctaaaggactctcacaccatgagaaacaagattcctctggtctgatgaaactgaGATTgagctctttggcctgaatgccaaacgtCACATCTGGAGTAAACCTGGCACCATACCtagggtgaagcatggtggtagcagcatcatgctgtggggatgtttttcagcggcaggaactgggagactagtcaggatcgagggaaagatgaatggagcaaagtacagagagatccttgatgaaaacctgctccagagcgttctgggcctcagactggggcagaggttcaccatccaacaggacaacgaccctaattacacagccaagacaacgcaacagtggtttcgtgacaagtctgtgaatgtccttgagtggcccagccagagcccggacttgaacccgatcgaacatctctggagggatctgaaaaaagctgtgcatcgacgctcccatccaacctgacagatcttgagaggatctgcagagaagaataggagaaattacccaaatacatgtgtgccaagcttgtagcgtcatacccgagaagacttgaggctggaatcgctgccaaaggtgcctcaacaaagtactgagtaaagggtctgaatactaatgtaaatgtgatatttcagttatttctttttaattactttggcaaaaatttctaaacacctgttttcacttttttattatggggtattgtgtgtagattgatgattaaaaaaaagaatttaatccatttaaaaatcgggctgtaacgtaacaaaataggatattcttgctattgagggtgtgcagcgtaggtttactaggttaattcccggaatggcgggactgtcatacgttgaaagactggagcgactaggcttgtatacactggaatttagaaggatgacaatagacaatagacaataggtgcaggagtaggccattcagcccttcgagccagcaccgccattcaatgcgatcatggctgatcactctcaatcagtaccccgttcctgccttctccccataccccctcactccgctatccttaagagctctatccagctctctcttgaaagcatccaacgaactggcctccactgccttctgaggcagagaattccacaccttcaccaccctctgactgaaaaagttcttcctcatctccgttctaaatggcctaccccttattctcaaactgtggccccttgttctggactcccccaacattgggaacatgttatctgcctctaatgtgtccaatcccctaattatcttatatgtttcaataagatcccccctcatccttctaaattccagtgtatacaagcccaatcgctccagcctttcaacatacgacagtgccgccattccgggaattaacctagtgaacctacgctgcacgccctccatagcaagaatatccttcctcaaatttggagaccaaaactgcacacagtactccaggtgcggtctcaccagggcccggtacaactgtagaaggacctctttgctcctatactcaactcctcttgttacgaaggccaacattccattggctttcttcactgcctgctgaacctgcatgcttcctttcattgactgatgcactaggacacccagatctcgttgaactccccctcctcctaacttgacaccattcagataataatctgcctttctattcttacttccaaagtgaataacctcacacttatctacattaaactgcatctgccatgtatccgcccactcacacaacctgtccaagtcaccctgcagccttattgcatcttcctcacaattcacactacccccccaacttagtatcatctgcaaatttgctaatggtacttttaatcccttcgtctaagtcattaatgtatatcgtgaatagctggggtcccagcaccgaaccttgcggtaccccactggtcactgcctgccattccgaaagggacccatttatccccactctttgctttctgtctgtcaaccaattttctatccatgtcagtaccctacccccaataccatgtgctctaattttgcccactaatctcctatgtgggaccttgtcgaaggctttctgaaagtcgaggtacaccacatccactgactctcccttgtcaattttcctagttacatcctcaaaaaattccagtagatttgtcaagcatgatttccccttcgtaaatccatgctgactcggaatgatcccgttactgctattcaaatgctcagcaatttcgtcttttataattgactccagcatcttccccaccactgatgtcagactaactggtctataattacccgttttctctctccctcctttcttaaaaagtgggataacatttgctatcctccaatccacaggaactgatcctgaatctatagaacattgaaaaatgatctccaatgcttccactatttctagagccacctccttaagtactctgggatgcagaccatcaggccctggggatttatcagacttcagtcccatcagtctacccaacaccatttcctgcctaatgtggatttccttcagttcctccatcaccctaggttctccggccccctagaacatttgggagattgtgtgtatcttcctcagtgaagacagatccaaagtaacggtttaactcgtctgccatttctttgttccccataataaattcccctgcttctgtcttcaagggacccacatttgccttgactatttttttcctcttcacgtacctaaaaaaacttttgctatcctcctttatattattggctagtttaccctcgtacctcatcttttctccccgtattgcctttttagttaacttttgttgctctttaaaagagtcccaatcctctgtcttcccactcttctttgctatgttatacttcctctccttaatttttatgctgtccctgacttcccttgtcagccacaggtgtctcttactccccttagagtctttccacctctttggaataaattgatcctgcaacctctgcattattcccaggaatacctgccattgctgttctaccgtcttccctgctagggcctcattccaatcaattttggccagctcctgcctcatgcctctgtaatcccctttgctatactgtaataccgacacttccgattttcccttctgcctttccatttgcagagtaaaacttatcatgttgtgatcactgcctcctaatggttcttttacctctagtccccttatcagatcaggatcattacacaacactaaatccagaattgccttctccctggtaggctccagtacaagctgttctaagaatccatctcgaaggcactctacaaactctctttcctggggtccatttccaacctgattttcccagtctacctgcatgttgaaatctcc
The nucleotide sequence above comes from Rhinoraja longicauda isolate Sanriku21f chromosome 39, sRhiLon1.1, whole genome shotgun sequence. Encoded proteins:
- the LOC144611115 gene encoding LOW QUALITY PROTEIN: creatine transporter-like (The sequence of the model RefSeq protein was modified relative to this genomic sequence to represent the inferred CDS: inserted 2 bases in 2 codons), which translates into the protein MGGLSGYQTWNQRLENQPGGSNQSGDQTRTRTPLPWVFLIPYILVAVFGGIPIFFLEISLGQFMKAGGVKVWNIAPLFKGLGYASMAIVFFCNTYYIMVLAWGSFYLVHSFAPTLPWASCNNTWNTDSCTLGGEQHTRSHPLWSSGSKSWRERGRRVLRLSSGLEELGSVGWELTACLATTWLAVYFCIWKGVKCTGKIVYVTATFPYIILAILLVRGVTLPGXAQGILYYLQPDWGKLGEPQVWIDAGTQIFFSYAIXLGALTALGSYNQFHNNCHK